One segment of Candidatus Thermoplasmatota archaeon DNA contains the following:
- a CDS encoding polyprenyl synthetase family protein, with translation MDLKHELHRRVTIFESYWKRFFSPHKPVLLYQASAHLPSGGGKRLRPFLTMISCESVGGKTEDALPFAAALELLHNFTLVHDDIMDKSALRRNVETVHVKYGEPTAILAGDLLFAKAFEALHELPVEYDCFKKLHAGLVQAVIDVCEGQQEDMEFEQRSIVTEQEYLSMITKKTAVLFKLAAYGGGLIGGGSAREVQALSDFGVYLGLSFQIWDDYLDMSSDVKTLGKDIGNDIRNGKKTLIAVHALEHADTTQKKRLARIFGFQQASDEDIHEAFALFREIGSVEYAKTTALTYNAKAKSALEKIKPSSTRDILTSVADYSIQRDY, from the coding sequence ATGGATCTCAAACACGAGCTACATAGGCGGGTAACAATCTTTGAATCATACTGGAAACGGTTTTTTTCCCCTCATAAGCCAGTACTATTATATCAGGCATCAGCACATCTTCCATCAGGTGGAGGGAAACGTTTACGGCCATTTCTTACCATGATTTCTTGTGAAAGCGTTGGGGGAAAAACCGAAGATGCATTGCCATTTGCAGCTGCCTTAGAATTGCTGCATAATTTTACCTTAGTTCATGATGACATTATGGATAAATCAGCACTCCGCCGAAATGTTGAAACGGTGCATGTGAAGTACGGTGAGCCGACCGCGATTCTAGCTGGTGATTTACTCTTTGCAAAAGCGTTTGAAGCACTCCATGAGTTACCAGTTGAGTATGATTGTTTCAAAAAACTCCATGCAGGTTTGGTACAAGCAGTGATTGATGTCTGTGAAGGTCAACAAGAGGATATGGAGTTTGAACAACGATCGATTGTTACCGAGCAAGAGTATCTCTCAATGATTACAAAAAAAACAGCAGTGTTATTTAAACTTGCAGCATATGGTGGCGGTTTGATTGGTGGAGGATCAGCAAGAGAGGTTCAAGCATTATCTGATTTTGGAGTATATCTCGGGTTATCGTTTCAAATCTGGGATGATTATCTCGATATGAGCAGTGATGTGAAGACTCTTGGAAAAGATATAGGGAATGATATCAGAAACGGGAAAAAAACACTCATTGCGGTACATGCATTGGAGCATGCTGATACAACTCAGAAGAAAAGATTGGCTCGGATTTTCGGTTTTCAACAAGCCTCCGATGAAGATATTCATGAGGCTTTTGCGTTGTTCAGAGAAATAGGGTCGGTCGAGTATGCAAAAACAACCGCACTTACATATAATGCAAAAGCAAAGAGTGCATTAGAAAAAATCAAACCATCTTCAACTCGCGATATTTTAACGAGTGTTGCTGATTATTCAATTCAAAGGGATTATTAG
- the fni gene encoding type 2 isopentenyl-diphosphate Delta-isomerase, with protein MMHLTEERKREHIQIAVSEDIAFHHNYWDDVHLAHNALPEVNEEDIDLGVQLFGKKLGAPLVISAITGGYREGKKINENLAIAAERFQVAMGVGSQRAALENPKLEETYAIVKKYDIPIKIANIGASQIALWDKKKIMEYVDTIVRMIDADVLAICLNFLQEAVQPEGETHAKGCLEMIGMLSQELSIPILVKESGAGISGKVAEQLYSRTKIAGIDVGGAGGTSFAAVEYYRAKIKNDKYNMRKGLTFWDWGIPTPDCILQVGKATNWGLPIIATGGIRNGLDVTKALVLGAHAAGIAHGVLKPALKDAETVIHEIDILIKELRCGMFLVGCDTVSSLTDVEVKYGSQTRAT; from the coding sequence ATGATGCATCTTACTGAAGAACGAAAAAGAGAACATATCCAGATCGCGGTGTCAGAAGATATTGCTTTTCATCATAATTACTGGGATGATGTTCATTTGGCGCATAATGCATTACCTGAGGTCAATGAAGAAGATATTGATTTAGGTGTTCAGTTATTTGGGAAAAAGCTCGGTGCACCGCTGGTGATTTCCGCGATTACCGGCGGGTACAGAGAAGGTAAAAAGATTAACGAAAATCTTGCAATTGCTGCTGAACGTTTCCAGGTTGCTATGGGTGTTGGTTCACAGCGTGCCGCTCTTGAAAACCCAAAGCTTGAGGAAACATATGCAATTGTTAAAAAGTATGATATTCCAATAAAAATTGCAAATATTGGGGCATCCCAGATTGCTTTGTGGGATAAGAAAAAAATCATGGAGTACGTCGATACCATCGTTCGAATGATCGATGCTGATGTGCTTGCAATATGTCTGAATTTTCTGCAGGAAGCAGTACAACCTGAAGGAGAGACCCATGCGAAAGGATGTCTTGAGATGATTGGGATGCTTTCCCAAGAACTTAGCATCCCAATTTTAGTCAAAGAGAGTGGTGCTGGTATTTCCGGAAAGGTTGCAGAGCAGTTATACAGCAGGACGAAGATTGCAGGTATTGATGTTGGTGGTGCTGGTGGCACCTCATTTGCCGCAGTGGAGTATTATCGTGCGAAAATTAAAAATGATAAGTACAATATGCGGAAGGGATTAACGTTTTGGGATTGGGGCATTCCAACGCCTGATTGTATTTTACAGGTGGGAAAGGCAACAAACTGGGGGCTTCCGATCATTGCTACTGGCGGTATTCGCAACGGTCTTGATGTTACAAAAGCATTGGTGCTCGGTGCTCATGCTGCTGGTATTGCACACGGTGTACTCAAACCAGCGTTGAAGGATGCAGAAACAGTTATACATGAGATAGATATCTTAATTAAGGAGCTTCGCTGTGGTATGTTTCTTGTTGGGTGTGATACGGTAAGTTCTCTTACCGATGTGGAAGTGAAGTATGGATCTCAAACACGAGCTACATAG